The following coding sequences are from one Mesorhizobium onobrychidis window:
- a CDS encoding universal stress protein: MVSKRLSREAGHRRKFLAIIDDTPECERAVVYASKRAQSTNGVLVLLYVIEPDDFQHWLGVEKIMREEATATARAALDAYANKVRQKLGIEPELVVREGKPTEEIHKLIEEDQDIAILVLAAGAGKEGPGPLVGAVAGKGAAFPIPVTVVPQNLSDEEIDSLA; this comes from the coding sequence ATGGTCTCCAAACGTCTCAGCCGCGAAGCCGGCCATCGCCGCAAGTTCCTGGCGATCATCGACGACACGCCCGAATGCGAGCGGGCCGTCGTCTACGCCTCGAAACGCGCGCAGAGCACCAACGGCGTGCTGGTGCTGCTCTATGTGATCGAGCCCGACGATTTCCAGCATTGGCTGGGCGTCGAGAAGATCATGCGCGAGGAGGCCACCGCCACCGCGCGGGCGGCGCTTGATGCGTACGCGAACAAGGTGCGCCAGAAACTCGGCATCGAGCCGGAACTGGTGGTGCGCGAAGGCAAGCCGACCGAAGAGATCCACAAATTGATCGAGGAAGACCAGGATATTGCCATCCTCGTGCTGGCGGCCGGCGCCGGCAAGGAGGGGCCGGGTCCGCTGGTCGGCGCGGTCGCCGGCAAGGGCGCCGCCTTCCCGATCCCGGTGACGGTGGTGCCGCAGAACCTGTCGGACGAAGAAATCGACAGCCTGGCCTAA
- a CDS encoding heavy metal translocating P-type ATPase: protein MTHSDHDHHAHGGRCSANAAPSVADAVIRDPVCGMTVDPAAGKPTAEHGGNIYHFCSERCRSKFADEPEKYLAATDPVCGMRVNRATAKHFSRHEGQGFYFCSAGCKVKFEAEPAKYLGDRPEPQAMPKGTQYTCPMHPEIVRDKPGACPICGMALEPMGVPTGDEGPNPELVDFTRRFWVSAVLSVPLLIFAMAPMLGVTFSAFIEDSAKIWVELALASPVVLWAAFPFFHRGWDSVLNRSPNMWTLISLGVGAAYLYSVVAALFPDIFPHQFRGHEGTVPVYFEAAAVIVALVFLGQVLELRAREKTGSAIRALLDLAPKTARLIGEDGSENDVPLDTVKAGDRLRIRPGDAVPVDGIVLEGRSSIDESMLSGEPLPVEKTEGDPLTGGTLNKNGSLIMRAERIGAETTLARIVELVAKAQRSRAPIQGLADRVSFYFVPAVVVVAIVAFIAWAIFGPQPSLIFAIVSAVSVLIIACPCALGLATPMSIMTATGRGAHAGVLIKDAEALERFASVDTLIVDKTGTLTEGRPRVTDVVAAEGMTQDDLLALAAGLEKGSEHPLAEAIVEGARERRVEIPDAGGFQAVTGKGVSGTVSGKKVALGNAAMMADLGIDIASVSTSAETLQAEGKTAMFVAVGNKLAGIVAVADPIKATTSEAIKALHDRGLKIIMATGDNERTAKAIASKLGIDEVRAGLLPEQKSALVEELRARSAGVAMAGDGVNDAPALAAADVGIAMGTGADVAVESAGITLVKGDLNGIVRARTLAQATIRNVRQNLFFAFLYNVLGVPVAAGVLYPLTGALLSPMLAAAAMSLSSVSVISNALRLRTLKL from the coding sequence ATGACCCATTCCGACCACGACCATCACGCGCATGGCGGCCGCTGCTCGGCGAACGCTGCTCCGTCCGTCGCGGACGCCGTTATTCGCGACCCGGTCTGCGGCATGACCGTCGATCCGGCCGCCGGCAAGCCCACAGCCGAGCATGGCGGCAATATCTATCACTTCTGCAGCGAGCGCTGCCGTTCGAAATTCGCGGACGAGCCAGAAAAGTACCTTGCGGCGACCGACCCGGTCTGCGGCATGCGTGTCAACCGTGCCACCGCGAAGCACTTTTCCCGGCATGAAGGCCAGGGCTTCTATTTCTGCTCGGCCGGCTGCAAGGTGAAATTCGAGGCGGAGCCGGCAAAGTATCTTGGCGACAGGCCGGAACCGCAGGCGATGCCGAAAGGCACGCAATACACCTGCCCGATGCATCCCGAAATCGTCCGTGACAAGCCAGGCGCCTGCCCGATCTGCGGCATGGCGCTGGAGCCGATGGGCGTGCCGACCGGCGATGAGGGGCCGAACCCGGAACTGGTCGACTTCACGAGGCGGTTCTGGGTGAGCGCCGTGTTGTCGGTGCCATTGCTGATATTCGCCATGGCGCCAATGCTCGGCGTGACGTTTAGCGCGTTCATCGAGGATTCGGCGAAGATCTGGGTGGAATTGGCGCTGGCCAGCCCGGTTGTGCTGTGGGCGGCATTCCCTTTCTTCCATCGCGGCTGGGATTCGGTTCTCAACCGCAGCCCCAACATGTGGACGCTGATTTCGCTCGGCGTTGGTGCGGCCTATCTCTACAGCGTCGTCGCCGCGCTGTTCCCGGATATATTTCCGCACCAGTTCCGCGGTCATGAGGGCACGGTGCCGGTCTATTTCGAGGCGGCCGCCGTCATCGTGGCGCTGGTTTTCCTCGGCCAGGTGCTGGAGTTGCGCGCCCGTGAGAAAACCGGCTCGGCGATCCGCGCGCTGCTCGACCTCGCGCCGAAGACCGCGCGGCTGATCGGCGAGGACGGTTCCGAAAACGACGTGCCGCTCGACACGGTCAAGGCCGGAGACCGCCTGCGCATCCGCCCTGGCGACGCCGTGCCGGTCGACGGCATCGTGCTGGAAGGCCGCTCTTCCATCGACGAATCGATGCTGTCAGGCGAGCCTCTGCCGGTCGAAAAGACCGAAGGCGACCCCCTCACCGGCGGCACGCTCAACAAGAACGGTTCGCTGATCATGCGCGCCGAGAGGATCGGCGCCGAAACCACGCTGGCGCGGATCGTCGAGCTCGTCGCCAAGGCGCAGCGTTCGCGCGCGCCGATCCAGGGCCTGGCCGACCGCGTGTCCTTCTATTTCGTCCCGGCCGTCGTGGTGGTTGCGATCGTTGCGTTCATCGCCTGGGCGATCTTCGGGCCGCAACCCAGCCTGATCTTCGCCATCGTCTCGGCGGTCTCGGTGCTGATCATCGCCTGTCCTTGCGCGCTGGGTCTTGCCACGCCGATGTCGATCATGACTGCCACCGGGCGCGGCGCGCATGCCGGCGTGCTGATCAAGGACGCCGAGGCGCTCGAACGCTTTGCCTCGGTCGACACGCTGATCGTCGACAAGACCGGCACGTTGACCGAAGGCCGGCCGAGAGTGACCGACGTCGTTGCTGCCGAGGGTATGACGCAAGATGATCTGCTGGCACTTGCCGCCGGCCTGGAAAAAGGCTCGGAGCATCCGCTGGCCGAGGCGATCGTCGAAGGCGCCCGTGAACGCCGGGTGGAGATCCCCGACGCCGGCGGTTTCCAGGCGGTCACCGGCAAGGGCGTTTCCGGCACGGTATCGGGAAAGAAGGTGGCGCTCGGCAACGCCGCGATGATGGCCGATCTCGGCATCGATATCGCATCCGTCTCGACCAGCGCCGAGACGCTGCAGGCCGAGGGCAAGACTGCGATGTTCGTTGCCGTCGGCAACAAACTGGCCGGCATCGTCGCCGTCGCCGACCCGATCAAGGCGACGACATCAGAGGCGATCAAGGCGCTGCACGACCGCGGCCTGAAGATCATCATGGCGACCGGCGACAACGAACGCACGGCGAAGGCCATCGCAAGCAAACTCGGCATCGACGAGGTGCGTGCCGGCCTGCTGCCGGAACAGAAGAGCGCGCTGGTCGAGGAGCTGCGCGCCAGGAGCGCCGGCGTCGCCATGGCCGGTGACGGCGTCAACGACGCGCCGGCGCTGGCCGCCGCCGATGTCGGCATCGCCATGGGCACCGGCGCCGATGTCGCGGTCGAAAGCGCTGGGATCACGCTGGTCAAGGGCGATCTCAACGGCATCGTCCGGGCCCGCACGCTCGCCCAGGCGACGATCCGCAACGTCCGCCAGAACCTGTTCTTCGCCTTCCTCTACAACGTGCTTGGCGTGCCGGTCGCCGCCGGCGTGCTCTATCCTCTCACCGGCGCGCTTTTGTCGCCGATGCTGGCGGCGGCGGCGATGAGCCTGTCCTCGGTTTCGGTCATCTCCAACGCGTTGCGGCTCAGGACGTTGAAACTCTGA
- the copM gene encoding CopM family metallochaperone: MTLAKKIVLLLMAAGMLPAVFLESIPSQAQETKHHMGAMGAQSPSTDGYKAAMDKMHTAMMAIEHSGNADVDFARSMIPHHQAAIDMAKVELANGKDPEMRKLAGAVIAAQEAEIKQMQDWLAAHPVK; encoded by the coding sequence ATGACCTTGGCCAAAAAGATCGTGCTGCTGCTGATGGCGGCGGGGATGCTGCCTGCCGTTTTCCTGGAAAGCATTCCGTCGCAAGCCCAGGAGACGAAACACCACATGGGCGCGATGGGCGCGCAAAGCCCCTCGACCGACGGCTACAAGGCTGCGATGGACAAGATGCACACCGCCATGATGGCGATCGAACATTCCGGCAATGCCGATGTCGATTTCGCCCGAAGCATGATCCCGCATCACCAGGCGGCGATCGACATGGCCAAGGTCGAGCTTGCCAATGGCAAGGATCCGGAAATGCGCAAGCTGGCCGGAGCGGTGATCGCGGCGCAGGAAGCCGAGATCAAGCAGATGCAGGATTGGCTGGCCGCCCATCCGGTGAAGTAG
- a CDS encoding [protein-PII] uridylyltransferase, with protein sequence MAKISLKLDELIDGEALRREMTGLTAAAAGDGSGKAARTGVLQLLKGRLAAGRSIAERMLMDDGSGTACAARLSHLMDEIIRALYDFAATHVYRVKNPSSAERMAVVAVGGYGRGTLAPGSDIDLLFLLPYKQTPWGEQTVEYMLYILWDLGLKVGHATRNIDECLRLSRTDITIRTSILEARFLWGEQKLYDELLQRFDREVVRTTGPEYVQAKLAERDERHAKAGESRYLVEPNVKDGKGGLRDLQTLFWIGKYFYRVRTGEELVDKGVFTGTEYREFQKAEDFLWAVRCHMHFLTGKAEERLHFDIQREIAERLGYTTHPGLSAVERFMKHYFLVAKDVGDLTRIFCAALEEEQAKHVPGFNRIFLTFSRRKRKLAGTSDFIIDNHRINIADDLVFERDPVNLLRLFWFADKHGLEFHPDALKLLTRSLGLVGKALRRDEEANRLFLDILTSDRNAELNLRRMNEAGLLAKLIPDFGKIVAMMQFSMYHHYTVDEHLIRCIGVLAEIERGDGEKIHPLAHTLMPGLKKSREALYVAVLLHDIAKGRPEDHSEAGARIARRTCPHMGLSAADTETVAWLVENHLIMSMTAQTRDLNDRKTIEDFAATVQSVERLKLLLVLTVCDIRGVGPGVWNGWKGQLLRTLYYETELLLTGGFSEVSRAMRTAAAREKLAEALADWPEKPRKRYVAKHYENYLLTVDLADQLRHAEFIREADGAGKKLATMIKTHQFEAVTEITVLAQDHPRLLSVIAGACVAAGGNIVDAQIFTTSDGRALDTILISREFDRDEDERRRAERVGRLIEDVLSGKSWLPEMIEKRTKPRRGAKVFRIQPRAEIRNTLSNRFSVIEVEGLDRPGLLSEITGALSDLSLDIASAHITTFGEKVIDTFYVTDLTGQKIDSPTRMAAIQNRLIAVLEGTVPERGGKAKAAAE encoded by the coding sequence ATGGCAAAAATCTCTCTAAAGCTCGATGAACTGATCGACGGCGAAGCCTTGCGCCGCGAGATGACCGGGCTGACCGCGGCCGCGGCAGGCGACGGCTCCGGCAAGGCTGCGCGCACCGGTGTTCTCCAGCTTCTCAAGGGCAGGCTGGCCGCCGGCCGCAGCATCGCCGAACGCATGCTGATGGACGACGGCAGCGGCACCGCCTGCGCCGCCCGGCTGTCGCATCTCATGGACGAGATCATCCGCGCGCTCTACGATTTCGCCGCCACCCATGTCTATCGCGTCAAAAACCCGTCTTCAGCCGAACGCATGGCGGTCGTCGCGGTCGGCGGCTATGGCCGCGGCACGCTGGCGCCGGGATCCGACATCGATCTCCTCTTCCTGCTGCCCTACAAGCAGACGCCATGGGGCGAGCAGACCGTCGAATACATGCTCTACATACTGTGGGATCTGGGGCTGAAGGTCGGCCACGCCACCCGCAACATTGACGAATGCCTGCGGCTGTCGCGCACCGACATCACCATCCGCACCTCGATCCTGGAAGCGCGTTTCCTGTGGGGCGAGCAGAAGCTCTATGACGAGCTCTTGCAGCGTTTCGACCGCGAGGTGGTGCGCACGACCGGACCCGAATATGTGCAGGCCAAGCTTGCCGAACGCGACGAGCGCCATGCCAAGGCCGGCGAAAGCCGCTATCTGGTCGAACCCAACGTCAAGGACGGCAAGGGCGGCTTGCGCGACCTGCAGACGCTGTTCTGGATCGGCAAGTATTTCTACCGGGTGCGCACCGGCGAGGAGCTGGTCGACAAGGGCGTCTTCACCGGCACCGAATACCGGGAGTTCCAGAAGGCCGAGGATTTCCTGTGGGCGGTGCGCTGCCACATGCATTTCCTCACCGGCAAGGCCGAGGAACGGCTGCATTTCGACATCCAGCGCGAGATCGCCGAGCGGCTGGGCTACACCACACATCCGGGCCTGTCGGCGGTCGAGCGCTTCATGAAGCATTACTTCCTCGTCGCCAAGGATGTCGGGGATCTCACCCGCATCTTCTGCGCTGCACTCGAGGAAGAGCAGGCCAAGCATGTGCCGGGCTTCAACCGCATCTTCCTCACCTTCTCGCGCCGCAAGCGCAAGCTTGCCGGCACGTCCGATTTCATTATCGACAACCATCGCATCAACATCGCCGACGACCTGGTGTTCGAGCGCGATCCGGTCAATCTCTTGAGGCTGTTCTGGTTCGCCGACAAGCACGGGCTGGAATTTCACCCCGATGCGCTGAAGCTGCTGACCCGTTCGCTCGGCCTCGTCGGCAAGGCGCTCAGGCGCGACGAGGAAGCCAACCGGCTGTTCCTCGACATATTGACGTCGGACCGCAATGCCGAACTCAATCTCAGGCGCATGAACGAGGCGGGACTGCTGGCAAAGCTGATCCCGGATTTCGGCAAGATCGTCGCCATGATGCAGTTCTCGATGTACCACCACTATACGGTGGACGAGCACCTGATCCGCTGTATCGGCGTGTTGGCCGAGATCGAGCGTGGCGACGGTGAAAAGATCCACCCGCTTGCCCACACGCTGATGCCGGGGCTGAAGAAAAGCCGCGAGGCGCTCTACGTCGCGGTGCTTTTGCACGACATCGCCAAGGGGCGGCCGGAGGACCATTCCGAAGCGGGCGCTCGGATCGCGCGGCGCACCTGCCCGCATATGGGGCTGTCGGCGGCCGACACCGAAACAGTCGCCTGGCTGGTCGAGAACCATCTGATCATGTCGATGACGGCGCAAACGCGCGATCTCAATGACCGCAAGACGATCGAGGATTTTGCCGCGACCGTGCAGTCGGTCGAACGGCTGAAGCTGCTGCTCGTCCTCACCGTCTGCGATATCAGAGGCGTCGGGCCGGGCGTCTGGAACGGCTGGAAGGGGCAGTTGCTGCGCACGCTCTACTACGAGACCGAATTGCTGTTGACCGGCGGGTTTTCGGAGGTGTCGCGTGCGATGCGCACTGCGGCTGCCCGCGAAAAGCTGGCCGAGGCGCTCGCCGATTGGCCGGAAAAGCCGCGCAAGCGCTATGTCGCCAAGCACTACGAGAATTATCTGCTGACGGTCGATCTCGCCGACCAGCTTCGCCACGCCGAATTCATCCGCGAGGCGGATGGGGCGGGCAAGAAGCTCGCCACGATGATCAAGACCCACCAGTTCGAGGCGGTGACCGAGATTACCGTGCTGGCGCAGGACCATCCGCGGCTGCTATCGGTCATTGCCGGCGCCTGTGTGGCGGCCGGCGGCAACATCGTCGACGCGCAGATCTTCACCACCTCCGACGGCCGCGCGCTGGACACCATCCTGATCTCGAGGGAATTCGACCGCGACGAGGACGAGCGCCGCCGCGCCGAGCGCGTCGGCCGGCTGATCGAGGACGTGCTGTCGGGCAAGAGCTGGTTGCCGGAGATGATCGAGAAGCGGACCAAGCCGCGGCGCGGCGCCAAGGTCTTCCGCATCCAGCCGCGCGCCGAAATCCGCAACACCCTGTCGAACCGGTTCTCGGTGATCGAGGTCGAGGGGCTGGACCGGCCGGGCCTGCTGTCCGAGATCACCGGGGCGTTATCCGACCTATCGCTCGACATCGCGTCGGCACACATCACCACCTTCGGCGAAAAGGTCATCGATACTTTCTATGTCACCGATCTCACCGGCCAGAAGATCGACAGCCCGACACGCATGGCCGCCATCCAAAACAGGCTGATCGCGGTCCTCGAAGGCACCGTGCCCGAGCGCGGCGGCAAGGCCAAGGCCGCGGCCGAGTGA
- a CDS encoding aldo/keto reductase, translated as MPSTIRTTTLPSGEAVPVLGQGTWKMGENARRHADEVNALKLGLDLGMTLIDTAEMYASGGAEEVVADAIAGRRDEVFLVSKVLPSNASRTGVPAACDRSLRHLRTDRIDLYLLHWPGSVPLAETVEAFEALKKAGKIRHWGVSNFDTHGMEELVSLPAGDSVQTNQILYNLSQRGPEFDLAPWSRQRGIPLMAYSPVDQGVLARNTRLEAIAARHNATAAQLALAWVMTQDGVIAIPKAGRQEHVRQNVAALDIELTSEDSAEIDRAFPPPTRKRGLQMI; from the coding sequence ATGCCATCAACGATAAGAACCACCACATTGCCCTCGGGCGAAGCCGTTCCCGTGCTGGGTCAAGGCACGTGGAAAATGGGCGAAAACGCCCGCCGCCATGCCGATGAGGTCAATGCGCTGAAGCTCGGGCTCGATCTCGGCATGACGCTGATCGACACCGCCGAAATGTATGCCAGCGGCGGGGCCGAGGAGGTGGTGGCGGATGCCATTGCCGGACGCCGCGACGAGGTGTTCCTGGTCTCCAAGGTGCTGCCGTCCAACGCCTCGCGCACCGGCGTGCCGGCGGCCTGCGACAGAAGCCTCAGGCATCTGCGCACCGACCGGATCGATCTCTATCTGCTGCACTGGCCCGGCAGCGTGCCTCTGGCGGAAACGGTCGAGGCCTTCGAGGCGTTGAAAAAGGCCGGCAAGATCCGCCACTGGGGCGTCAGCAATTTCGACACCCATGGGATGGAGGAACTGGTCAGCCTGCCGGCCGGCGACAGCGTCCAGACCAACCAGATCCTCTACAATCTGTCCCAGCGCGGCCCCGAATTCGACCTTGCGCCCTGGAGCCGGCAACGCGGCATTCCGCTGATGGCTTATTCGCCGGTCGATCAGGGCGTATTGGCGCGCAATACCAGGCTCGAAGCCATCGCCGCCCGCCACAATGCCACGGCTGCTCAGCTGGCGCTGGCCTGGGTGATGACACAGGACGGCGTCATCGCCATTCCAAAGGCCGGCAGGCAAGAGCATGTCCGCCAGAATGTCGCTGCGTTGGACATCGAGCTCACCTCCGAAGATTCCGCAGAAATCGACCGTGCCTTCCCGCCACCGACCCGCAAGCGCGGGCTGCAGATGATTTGA
- the trpS gene encoding tryptophan--tRNA ligase, whose product MTDSNQPAFNQPAFNQPAFKPLVFSGVQPTGNLHLGNYLGAIKKFVALQDTSDCIYCVVDLHSLTAQLVHDDLKDQTRSITAAFLASGIDPKKHIVFNQSRVMQHAELAWIFNCVARIGWMNRMTQFKDKAGKDRENASLGLLAYPSLMAADILVYRATHVPVGDDQKQHLELTRDIAQKFNNDFSDRIAGLGVGVEMKVGEETVNGYFPLTEPIIGGPAARIMSLRDGSKKMSKSDPSDLSRINLTDDADTISKKIRKAKTDPEALPGELDGLASRPEAENLVGIYAGLAEISKEAVLKEFGGQQFSVFKPALADLAVEKLAPVAGEMRRISDDRAYVDAVLRDGGERAGALAEATMKTVRDIIGLLQS is encoded by the coding sequence ATGACTGACTCCAATCAGCCCGCCTTCAATCAGCCTGCCTTCAATCAGCCTGCCTTCAAGCCACTCGTCTTTTCCGGCGTCCAGCCGACCGGCAATTTGCATCTCGGCAATTATCTCGGCGCCATCAAGAAATTCGTCGCCCTGCAGGATACCTCCGATTGCATCTATTGCGTCGTCGACCTGCATTCGCTGACCGCGCAGCTTGTCCATGACGATCTCAAGGACCAGACGCGCTCGATCACCGCGGCGTTTCTCGCCTCCGGCATCGACCCGAAGAAGCACATCGTCTTCAACCAGTCGCGGGTCATGCAGCACGCCGAGCTTGCCTGGATCTTCAACTGCGTGGCCCGCATCGGCTGGATGAACCGGATGACCCAGTTCAAGGACAAGGCCGGCAAGGATCGCGAAAACGCCTCACTTGGGCTGCTTGCCTATCCGAGCCTGATGGCGGCCGACATCCTCGTCTACCGCGCCACCCATGTGCCGGTCGGCGATGACCAGAAGCAGCATCTGGAGCTGACACGCGACATCGCGCAAAAATTCAACAACGACTTCTCGGACCGCATCGCCGGCCTTGGCGTCGGCGTCGAGATGAAGGTCGGCGAGGAGACGGTGAACGGCTATTTCCCGCTGACAGAACCGATCATCGGCGGACCGGCGGCGCGCATCATGTCGCTGCGCGACGGCTCGAAGAAGATGTCGAAGTCGGATCCGTCGGACCTGTCGCGCATCAATCTGACCGACGATGCCGACACCATCTCCAAGAAGATCCGCAAGGCCAAGACCGACCCCGAGGCGTTGCCCGGGGAATTGGACGGCCTGGCCAGCCGGCCCGAAGCCGAAAACCTCGTCGGCATCTATGCAGGTCTCGCCGAGATATCGAAGGAGGCGGTGCTGAAAGAGTTCGGCGGCCAGCAATTTTCGGTGTTCAAGCCGGCACTGGCCGACCTTGCCGTGGAAAAGCTGGCGCCGGTCGCCGGCGAAATGCGCCGCATTTCCGATGATCGCGCCTATGTCGATGCGGTGCTCAGGGATGGCGGCGAGCGGGCCGGCGCCTTGGCCGAGGCGACGATGAAGACCGTGCGCGACATCATCGGCCTGCTGCAAAGCTGA
- a CDS encoding type II toxin-antitoxin system VapB family antitoxin: MTININNKEADNLTRAFAKLEGVGITEAIVIAMREALERRRNRETPLQTAARLRAEIGIKLNDKARRPLPRSVFDEMSGES, encoded by the coding sequence ATGACGATCAATATCAACAACAAGGAGGCGGACAATCTGACGCGTGCTTTCGCCAAGCTTGAGGGCGTCGGCATCACCGAGGCGATTGTGATCGCCATGCGTGAAGCTTTGGAGCGTCGGCGCAACCGCGAGACGCCTCTCCAAACCGCCGCCCGCCTTCGCGCGGAAATCGGCATCAAGCTGAACGACAAGGCGCGCAGGCCACTCCCTCGCTCGGTCTTCGATGAAATGTCCGGGGAGAGCTGA
- a CDS encoding type II toxin-antitoxin system VapC family toxin, whose protein sequence is MFIDAAAIIAILSEEDEAERCSDAVVKAAERFTSAIAVWEAAVALARPDKFAISVDDSRRLVTAFLEQRDIAVRDLPDPSAAVSLSLDAAMRFRSGPNRLNLADCFHYACARHYAVPMLSTADEFRLTDLETIP, encoded by the coding sequence ATGTTCATCGATGCGGCCGCGATAATCGCCATCCTGAGCGAAGAGGACGAAGCGGAGCGCTGTTCCGACGCCGTGGTTAAAGCTGCAGAACGGTTCACGTCCGCGATAGCCGTATGGGAAGCGGCGGTGGCTCTTGCGCGCCCGGACAAGTTCGCGATTTCCGTCGACGACAGCAGGCGTCTGGTCACCGCATTCCTGGAGCAACGAGATATCGCGGTTCGTGATCTGCCCGATCCGTCAGCCGCAGTCTCGCTGTCGTTGGATGCAGCCATGCGATTTCGATCCGGGCCAAATCGCCTCAACCTCGCGGATTGCTTTCACTACGCTTGCGCGCGCCACTACGCCGTTCCGATGCTTTCGACGGCGGACGAGTTCCGGCTTACGGATCTGGAGACTATTCCCTAG
- the murJ gene encoding murein biosynthesis integral membrane protein MurJ, translating into MSLVKKFATVASGTLMSRALGFGREMLMAAALGTGPIADAFNAAFQFPNTFRRLFAEGAFNAAFVPLFAKEIETHGTDGAKRFSEEVFGVLFTALLALTIAMELAMPLIVRYLVAPGFADTPGKFEMTVRLATIMFPYLICMSLGAMMAGMLNSLRRYFAAAVAPVFLNIILIGVLAYAWHKGSDARTVGFALAWGVLAAGLVQLAIVWVAVRHAGISIGFRRPKMTPNVKRLLILALPAAITGGITQINQLIGTAIASAQDSAVSSLAYADRIYQLPLGVVGVAVAIVLLPELSRALKSGNLIEAANLQNRSVEFTLFLTLPAAAALLVMSEPIVGLVYERGAFAANNSTPIVAAILAIFGLGLPAFVLIKAFTPGYFAREDTRTPMIFAAISVAVNITIALTLFPQMGAPGIAVASAVAGWVNALMLLGVLIRRGHWGRDVPLMRRIPRLVMSAAVMGAALYFAEHWFAAQLASASPLIVKATTLLALVAGGALLYFLTAFATGGADFGMIRRNIRRKGSPSTRE; encoded by the coding sequence ATGAGCCTTGTCAAAAAGTTCGCGACGGTCGCTTCCGGCACGCTGATGAGCCGTGCCCTCGGCTTCGGCCGTGAGATGCTGATGGCGGCCGCACTCGGCACTGGGCCGATCGCCGACGCCTTCAACGCCGCCTTCCAGTTCCCCAACACCTTTCGCCGGCTGTTTGCCGAAGGCGCCTTCAACGCCGCCTTCGTGCCGCTCTTCGCCAAGGAGATCGAGACCCACGGCACCGATGGCGCCAAGCGCTTTTCGGAAGAGGTGTTCGGCGTGCTGTTCACGGCGCTGCTGGCGCTGACCATCGCCATGGAACTGGCGATGCCGCTGATCGTGCGCTACCTGGTGGCGCCGGGCTTTGCCGACACGCCGGGAAAGTTCGAAATGACGGTCCGGCTTGCGACCATCATGTTTCCCTACCTGATCTGCATGTCGCTCGGCGCCATGATGGCCGGCATGCTGAATTCGCTGCGCCGCTATTTCGCCGCCGCGGTGGCACCGGTATTTCTCAACATCATCCTGATCGGCGTGCTCGCCTACGCCTGGCACAAGGGATCGGACGCGCGCACCGTCGGCTTCGCATTGGCTTGGGGCGTGCTGGCGGCGGGGCTGGTCCAGTTGGCGATCGTCTGGGTGGCGGTGCGCCATGCCGGCATCTCGATCGGCTTTCGCCGGCCAAAGATGACGCCCAATGTCAAGCGGCTGCTGATCCTGGCGCTGCCGGCGGCGATCACCGGCGGCATTACCCAGATCAACCAGCTGATCGGCACGGCGATCGCCTCGGCGCAGGACAGTGCGGTGTCGTCGCTCGCCTATGCCGACCGCATTTACCAGCTGCCGCTCGGCGTCGTCGGCGTCGCCGTCGCCATCGTGCTTCTGCCCGAACTGTCGCGGGCGCTGAAGTCAGGCAATCTGATCGAGGCGGCCAATCTGCAGAACCGGTCGGTGGAGTTCACCTTGTTCCTGACCTTGCCGGCGGCGGCGGCACTGCTGGTCATGTCGGAGCCGATCGTGGGACTGGTCTACGAACGCGGTGCATTTGCCGCCAACAACTCGACGCCGATCGTGGCGGCAATCCTGGCGATCTTCGGCTTGGGTTTGCCGGCCTTCGTGCTGATCAAGGCGTTCACGCCCGGCTATTTCGCCCGCGAAGACACGCGCACGCCGATGATCTTCGCCGCCATCTCAGTGGCGGTGAACATCACCATCGCGCTGACGCTGTTTCCGCAGATGGGCGCGCCGGGCATCGCCGTCGCCTCGGCCGTCGCCGGCTGGGTCAATGCGCTGATGCTGCTCGGCGTGCTGATCCGGCGCGGTCACTGGGGCCGCGACGTACCACTCATGAGACGCATCCCACGGCTGGTGATGTCGGCGGCGGTGATGGGCGCGGCGCTCTATTTTGCCGAGCACTGGTTTGCCGCCCAACTGGCCTCGGCCTCACCGCTGATCGTCAAGGCTACGACGCTTCTCGCGCTGGTTGCCGGCGGAGCGTTGCTTTATTTCCTCACCGCCTTCGCCACCGGCGGCGCCGATTTCGGCATGATCCGCCGCAATATCAGGCGGAAGGGCTCCCCTTCGACTAGGGAATAG